The following are encoded together in the Primulina tabacum isolate GXHZ01 chromosome 18, ASM2559414v2, whole genome shotgun sequence genome:
- the LOC142532253 gene encoding uncharacterized protein LOC142532253, whose product MASYEALYRRKYRSPIHWDKVGERATLGPEIVQQTAKMVAKIQEIMKTTQSRHKSYADKRRRDLEFAAGVYNVFHISMLRKYLSNPSHVLNFEQLQLTPNLSDEEKPTQILGRQERKFRNKVIKMVKVKWLNHPEEEATWETETEIRSRYPELFGTS is encoded by the exons ATGGCTTCATACGAGGCACTCTACAGAAGGAAATATAGATCTCCCATCCATTGGGACAAAGTAGGAGAAAGAGCTACATTAGGGCCcgaaatagttcagcagaccGCAAAAATGGTCGCCAAGatccaagaaataatgaaaaCTACTCAGAGTAGACATAAGAGCTACGCGGACAAAAGAAgacgagatctcgagtttgcagcag GAGTTTACAATGTCTTCCACATATCGATGCTCCGCAAGTACCTGTCAAACCCCTCACATGTACTGAACTTTGAGCAACTACAACTAACACCAAACCTGTCAGACGAGGAGAAGCCTACTCAAATCTTAGGTAGACAAGAAAGAAAgtttcggaacaaggtgataaaaatggtcaaagtcaaatggctaaaTCACCCGgaggaagaagccacttgggagactgagacAGAGATCAGGAGTCGCTATCCTGAATTATTTGGTACGTCTTAA